In Cryptomeria japonica chromosome 1, Sugi_1.0, whole genome shotgun sequence, the sequence ccagaatagctgctTAGTagggacgcatctattctggctccaaaacggtagTACGAATTGACTAAgcgttttacactgtcgattttgcaatcaacgtctgcgattgactaacacatcgctatcacactgtacgaaaggtctgttttggagccagaatagcttcagccactTAGTAGCAGCAGCCTCATTCAGAAATAAAGAAATTGCAGAAATATATCAACAGCCACATCTGCTGGGAGAGAAAACACAAAGACAGTTTCTTACAGCAGATCATAATAGCATGAGAAGACTGATATTCATTGCCACATGATGCAATCTCTAACAAATCACGACAATATACATCTTTCCATACAGCAGATCATAATAGCATGATAGTCAAAATAGCTCATAAAGAGTACTTCTGTATTGCATTGATGGAGACTGACTTCCTCATCAATGCacacaaaaaaaaaagttaaaaagccTACTCGAGTTGTTGCCTATCCTGTCTATTTTACTTTCATCAATTACTACAATAACCTTTCTTCTCACTTCTCTTGTGATTTCTTTCATCACAAGGTAAAGAAGCCATTATGCAGAGCTTGCAGAGAAAACATGTCCTGATAACAGGAGGCTCTAGTGGTATTGGCCTTGAGATTGCCAAGGAAGCAATTTTGCAAGGTGCTTATGTAACCTTGGTGGCAAGGGATTCATGTAAACTTCTCAAGGCCTCTGATGAAATAACAAGGGAAGAACAGTGTGAAAAGGATAGGATCAATATCAAGGTCAAAGAAATCAATCCATgtttccttattttattttatgttttgataGATGGTTGCACAAAACTATTCTCATTTTTCCAGTCTTGTTTTCTTCTTGCATGGTTTGTGCAGGTTGCAGATGTAAGTGATTATGAAGCCATTTACAGAGTCATCCATGAAGCTTTTCATTGGAGGCCAGTTGACATACTTGTCTGCAATGCTGGTGTGACCAAGATTTCATATCTTGAACAAGTTCCCATTGAAAAAGTTGCTGCAACAGTTGGGACAAACTTAACTGGCACACTCTACACACTCCATGCAGCTCTTCCACTGATGAAGCAGAGAAGCAGCCATTGCCATGGGTCTGCCATTGTGCTCATGGGTTCACTTGCTTCCCTGGTATATAAATCCCATACACGACCATTTAGTCTTCTGCTTTTGGGTTCTCATTCTCATAAGTTCCCTAATCACCCACTAAGATTTCTTGATTTGGGTCTTACTTTTGTGTTAATATCTTTTAGAATGGGTGCATGCTATTTTGCTGCAGTACCCTTTGTATGGGAGTGGGATTTACACCAGCACCAAATATGCTCTCAGAGGTCTTGCAGAAAGTCTCAGGCTTGAGCTGTTTCCATACAAAATTGGAGTGTCTCTTGTCTGTCCAGGAACTGTAGAAACTCAGATGCTAAATGAAGTGGAAGGTAGGTTTTCAGATCACATCATAACCTAAAAACCAaataaaattcaatgaaaacattcgTTTCATATTTGGTTTTCTCCCTCTTGATCAGTAGTTTATGGGATTCTATTGATCTTTAAGCGATAACAGCTTTTcataatttctaaaaaaattgtatATATTTTTCATCAACACTTCGAATCAcatttttgtgtgtttttttaTCAACATTCCGATCACATTTTATAATCCATCGTGATAGAAAACTGAATTTGGCATGGATTTAACATTCATATCCAAATATGAAAAGATAGATCATCTCTCTTTAGGTCCAATGCAATTCATTTTTACCGGTTTTGTGCAGATTGCAGGTCAGATCCTAAATTTTCTTACATAAAAGATAAGACCAGCTTCTACAATAGGAGTCGAGCAGAGGATCCAAGAGATGTAGCCAAAGCTACTCTGAAAGCTGCCAAACATGGCAAGTTTTTGGCTGCAACCAGCCTTAAGGGGCATGTGCTGGGCATTTTATCTCCTGGGTTATTGCCTGCTGATTCCATTTTGAAAGGGGTCGTTGAATTGATTATGTTTATACCTGTAAGACTAGCAAGCTATATGATCTCTGCATATATCTTTGCTGTCATTTGGTGGAATCATGGATGTCATGATTCAAAGTTCAAGTCACAGAAGTAGTGTGAGGGGTGCCTAATGTGGTAATGGTTGATAGGTGCAAATATCTATAATTTTATTAGTAAGTAcacatatttattattttattagcaagtaggagatttttttttttttaattagagaaTTCTAAACAAATGTTTAAATGTTCAATAGGTACAAATATTTATGATCTTATAAGTACTGTTTAAATGTTCGATAGGTACAAATATTTATGATCTTATAAgtattcttcaagagatggaactATAAATAAGTAGAAATATTTATGACCTTTTTATCTTCATGGAAGGATTTTGACTACCAAACTTTCTCTAATTTTTCATACAtgcttaatttaataaaaaaataagaaatgcCCAGATTTAATATTTGTAGCTATATTCAATAGTGTTTCTTTTTggataattcaatttttttaaagttaactttaaattataatttttcaatAAATAATCATAATTTTCAAGACATCCATATTTTTTCTTTAAGACATGTATCTTCTCAATAATGTTGTAATTGTTTCAAAATAATATATACATATTAAAATTTAATGTCATGAAAATTTGATCATCTCTACAagctttattttaattttataaatgacATGCATTCACACAACACTAACTTTGATCAATATATAAAAAAGCTGCAAACATGCACAATAGTGAACATACTACCATTATAGTGAATATAGTATTATTTATGCAAACAACCCTATTGGAGGTTGTCTTAATCTCATGAAAATTAACATGCTATTGAACGTATCTCATAAGGATCATCTTAGAAATAAGGATTATGGTCACTGCTTGTTTATTTTTCTTGTTGTTAATGTATTGTGTATTTTTTATCTTAGAAAagcactccaatgtgaatagtggCAATATTCTTATTTGAAAATATCACTAAAATGAGAATAGTAGCGATATTTGCGATAAGGCGAGGGATTTAATTTAGGAGAGAGTGGTGAATTTCAAACCTTCCTTCTTTACATTGTATATATTTTAGTATTTTGTAATGATAACACTTGTGAATTATGCATGTTAGATCCCACATCATTTTGATAGAGATTTGTGTATGAATACTCTTGTAAGAGAGGGACAAATATTTGGTTCTTTGTGTGTAATATCAAATTATATGATCACACACAATAACAACTCAAGCAATCTAATACCTTGACAATTCTCACTATCTAAATCACCATTATCATGAAATGATCTTCTAAATGCTTGATATATGTAAATACACTGCATGCAATTAACATGatcaatgaaaaaggaaaagaatcaTAATTGATAACTCCAACTCCGAGGATTCAAACAAAGATGGCCCTAATGTGGAAACTAAGGGAAGGAGGTCATGACAACTTGCCTCTCGGGATGCTGGAGGGAAAAGAGAGAAGCAGTTTGTTACTGAAATGGAAGAGGACACTAAAGGGGGTGATGGGGATGGTTGAAACTTAAATGTGTCTGAGAAAAGGATGTGGACacatgggtatgtgcacaaagatggtggtcagaaaagtggacaccacccaaaaaaaaatggaaaaacaagcagcgcgtacgcggttctaaaatttgaaatgaccgcatacgcacttaggtttgttgttcccgagcctagagaaggtagcgcgtacgcgctgcttttagggAAAGTATCACGTACAcactacctctaggaaaatgaacGTGTTTGCGCtatttataggaaaatgagcgtgtatgcgctaataatcccaaaagaactgCGTACGTggtgcctgtcaaaaaaagttttttaaaaaaaactgggtcttattttcccgtgaataatacattttaagtttgttttttcttcattttctctcttaaacCGCGAACGGgttgctagatttctcctccaaacactatggatcaaggttagtttttgtttatttttgtctttctttcccgtttgttcaatttgttttacattttgaatttaatttcattaattttgattaggttttttcattttttgtttcaaaaaccatattcttctaatccacaacaagaacaaccaaatgcacctcctaaaaacccacaagatacacccccaattcctccttttgaccgcacacctgaaacacagaaacaattaattaattagttaggacaaaatacgtttaaaatcaataaaatgattgttaaattgaaaacatccaaacttgaggatcatcaatcccttgccactagtctagaaacattagctagtggtgtcgtagttgtttccacacaaattaccaaatggggaagatttagggataggtgtcgtcaattgtATGCTCATGGGCTATCATACAAGGGagtaaaaaagaaaaatattagtaaacaacaaatatgtgccctttttgttgattccaaaactggtcaatcattacctcttaatgcaaagaggtttcccatacattggtgtaccaatgtgcagatgaaaaatcttttttggtagaggtggtggatggtctttgatgatccaccttgtaataattatgaggtgccattatattttttgagaaaagtatattgtgagtttgtgctcaatgtgcgcccaaactattttgacatgagagagttcaatggtagaggtggtggctctgcccaagatagacctggagcccataggcgattacccgcagagagtcgtcgccccctagcacccaaacccaaggtgcatcaggttatcccagtagagctgaaagagttgatggagctacaaactcttcaggtggccacaacgttGACTGGtgtcatcatccagc encodes:
- the LOC131062482 gene encoding uncharacterized protein LOC131062482; the encoded protein is MQSLQRKHVLITGGSSGIGLEIAKEAILQGAYVTLVARDSCKLLKASDEITREEQCEKDRINIKVADVSDYEAIYRVIHEAFHWRPVDILVCNAGVTKISYLEQVPIEKVAATVGTNLTGTLYTLHAALPLMKQRSSHCHGSAIVLMGSLASLYPLYGSGIYTSTKYALRGLAESLRLELFPYKIGVSLVCPGTVETQMLNEVEDCRSDPKFSYIKDKTSFYNRSRAEDPRDVAKATLKAAKHGKFLAATSLKGHVLGILSPGLLPADSILKGVVELIMFIPVRLASYMISAYIFAVIWWNHGCHDSKFKSQK